One stretch of Coleofasciculaceae cyanobacterium DNA includes these proteins:
- a CDS encoding 2-hydroxyacid dehydrogenase — MKVAVFSTKPYDRQFLAQVNQKHNHELQFFSPSLDGQTVTLAAGFEAVCVFVNDRLERKIMEILSQQGIKLIALRCAGYNNVDLDAARELEITVVRVPAYSPHAVAEHAIALILTLNRKIHRAYYRVREGNFALNGLLGFNLHGRTVGIVGTGKIGRITGQILHGFGCRILAYDLNPHQEFAEQYGEYVALKELLAQSDIISLHCPLTEDTYHLIDDEAVNLVKPGVMLVNTSRGGLVDTKAVIKGLKSKQIGHLALDVYEQEEKMFFEDLSGEIIQDDVFERLLTFPNVIITGHQAFFTVDALNNIAETTLANITAIANNQPCPNQLSNFS, encoded by the coding sequence ATGAAAGTTGCCGTATTTAGTACCAAGCCTTACGATCGCCAATTTTTAGCTCAGGTTAATCAAAAACACAATCACGAATTACAGTTTTTTAGTCCTAGTTTAGACGGGCAAACTGTAACCTTGGCCGCTGGATTTGAAGCAGTCTGCGTGTTTGTTAACGATCGCCTGGAGCGTAAGATTATGGAGATTCTGAGTCAACAGGGAATCAAGCTAATTGCGCTGCGGTGTGCAGGATATAATAACGTCGATCTTGATGCTGCTCGTGAATTAGAAATTACGGTAGTTAGAGTTCCTGCCTATTCTCCCCATGCCGTGGCCGAACACGCGATCGCTTTGATTTTGACTCTCAATCGTAAGATTCATCGGGCATACTATCGTGTCCGTGAAGGGAACTTTGCTTTAAACGGACTGCTGGGATTCAATCTTCATGGTCGTACCGTGGGCATTGTCGGCACAGGTAAAATTGGTCGGATTACAGGTCAAATACTTCATGGTTTTGGCTGTCGCATACTGGCTTATGATTTAAATCCTCATCAAGAGTTTGCGGAACAATATGGCGAGTACGTGGCGTTGAAGGAGCTGTTAGCACAATCTGATATTATTAGCCTGCATTGCCCTTTAACCGAGGATACTTATCATTTAATCGATGACGAGGCAGTCAATTTGGTCAAACCTGGAGTAATGCTAGTTAACACTAGCCGAGGCGGTTTGGTAGATACTAAAGCAGTCATCAAAGGTTTGAAATCTAAGCAAATTGGACATTTAGCCTTGGATGTCTACGAACAAGAAGAAAAGATGTTTTTTGAAGATTTATCAGGTGAAATAATTCAAGATGATGTCTTTGAAAGATTACTTACTTTTCCTAACGTAATTATTACAGGACATCAAGCTTTCTTTACCGTCGATGCCCTAAATAACATTGCCGAGACGACTTTAGCTAATATTACGGCGATCGCTAATAATCAACCTTGTCCGAATCAATTGAGTAATTTTAGTTAG
- a CDS encoding TonB family protein yields the protein MSTSKFCIQQRKQEQKRLNKLLIYGFAGSTLLHAILAYALPRWSFDYPIEAEKPMELIIVDQPKPEPIPEPVVEPEPIPEPQPIPEPQPIPEPEPILEPEPAPKKVLTTPAPEPSQPIVPAPIEEPVKAPANSVTSAESSNNKPDVPNSVAASNSAPPRPEASSGEEGISCVDNCEPEYPATLEGVEGSAGVKLTIDSNGNVIGAELADADSNSQVNREALLAARQMQFSSLPSGDVASVQVKIDFTVEGSEYDRARREEQERREQAAQEREEQQEAARQQQLEQERQAQQEQLERERQVRQQQQQQQPAPQQPVTDTQLPKPLPALSESEEQERLRKFRERLENY from the coding sequence ATGTCTACTTCCAAATTCTGCATTCAACAGCGTAAACAAGAACAAAAGCGACTTAACAAACTGCTAATCTATGGTTTTGCAGGTTCAACATTACTTCATGCAATACTTGCTTATGCTCTGCCTCGTTGGTCGTTTGATTATCCAATTGAAGCAGAAAAACCAATGGAGTTGATTATCGTCGATCAGCCCAAACCAGAACCAATACCCGAACCAGTAGTTGAACCAGAACCAATACCAGAACCACAACCAATACCAGAACCACAACCAATACCAGAACCAGAACCAATACTAGAACCAGAACCCGCACCTAAAAAAGTTTTAACTACTCCCGCTCCAGAACCTTCGCAACCTATAGTCCCTGCGCCAATTGAGGAGCCTGTTAAAGCACCAGCTAACTCCGTGACTTCTGCTGAAAGTAGTAATAACAAACCAGATGTGCCAAATTCAGTAGCTGCCAGTAATAGTGCGCCTCCTCGTCCTGAAGCCAGTAGTGGTGAAGAAGGAATTAGCTGTGTTGATAATTGCGAACCAGAATATCCTGCTACATTAGAAGGAGTAGAAGGTAGTGCAGGAGTCAAACTAACTATTGATAGTAATGGCAATGTAATTGGCGCAGAATTAGCCGATGCTGATAGTAATAGTCAAGTCAACCGTGAGGCTTTGTTGGCAGCCAGACAAATGCAGTTTAGTTCTCTCCCCAGTGGCGATGTAGCATCAGTTCAGGTCAAAATTGATTTTACTGTAGAGGGTTCAGAATACGATCGCGCCCGCCGTGAAGAACAAGAAAGAAGAGAACAAGCAGCCCAAGAACGCGAAGAGCAGCAAGAAGCGGCACGTCAACAGCAGCTAGAGCAAGAAAGACAAGCACAACAAGAACAATTAGAACGAGAAAGACAAGTCCGTCAACAGCAGCAACAGCAACAGCCAGCACCGCAACAGCCTGTAACTGATACTCAACTACCTAAACCTTTACCTGCTTTATCTGAAAGCGAAGAGCAAGAACGGTTAAGGAAGTTTCGAGAAAGGCTAGAGAATTATTAA
- a CDS encoding DUF3747 domain-containing protein, with amino-acid sequence MKLSKKLKLAAIFTGAIALTTPLFPALAQYTEEPVPEEQVIAVAIPAGRLYNLTVMEQIPGKQQCWSTTGSEPTIVDPLWTTFDFTSSCRRSTDSNGYSVRLDGQDTSQNYRLDVVPKGNELQLVATNYQNGPDLVVGQTNGKAADGQYLKINLNPGWEFSKKAYEGKVLGHYFFSGDSTAIAAAGNAPVSDTSTASSGSNFSDISNDIYQDEIEQAVALGFIAGFKDQTFRPTESLTREQLVSMVYGALETVDSLNLEPATSVPTQPYPDVNSSRWSASKIQWAKESEIVKGYPDGSFKPDTPVTRAELIAVLQNAAKFAKMKQGESAQLVTSQEPTNFSDISNHWGAETIQAMSAYCGVASPYQEIGDAFNPDTPAQRDYAAAATLRTQDCITGGNKKVSP; translated from the coding sequence ATGAAATTATCTAAAAAGTTGAAGTTAGCAGCAATTTTTACAGGTGCGATCGCTTTGACAACTCCATTATTTCCTGCTTTAGCTCAGTATACTGAAGAACCCGTTCCTGAAGAACAGGTGATTGCTGTAGCTATCCCTGCCGGGAGACTTTATAATTTGACGGTAATGGAACAAATCCCAGGTAAACAGCAGTGTTGGAGTACAACTGGTTCTGAGCCTACTATTGTAGATCCTCTGTGGACGACCTTCGATTTCACAAGTAGCTGTCGCCGTTCTACTGATAGCAATGGTTATTCTGTGCGTCTTGATGGACAAGATACTAGCCAAAATTACCGGCTTGATGTTGTTCCTAAAGGAAATGAACTTCAGTTAGTCGCCACCAATTATCAAAATGGTCCTGACCTCGTTGTCGGTCAAACTAACGGAAAAGCCGCAGATGGGCAATATCTGAAAATTAATCTCAATCCAGGTTGGGAATTTAGCAAAAAAGCTTACGAAGGTAAGGTGTTAGGTCACTACTTCTTTAGCGGAGACTCAACCGCGATCGCTGCTGCGGGAAATGCTCCCGTTTCAGATACCTCTACTGCTAGCTCAGGTTCTAACTTTAGCGACATTTCTAACGATATTTATCAAGACGAGATCGAACAAGCCGTAGCACTTGGTTTTATTGCTGGTTTTAAAGACCAAACTTTCCGTCCCACGGAGTCATTGACCAGAGAACAGTTAGTTTCAATGGTTTATGGCGCATTGGAGACTGTTGACAGCTTAAATCTAGAACCTGCTACCTCAGTGCCAACTCAACCCTATCCCGATGTCAATTCCTCTCGCTGGAGTGCGTCTAAAATTCAGTGGGCAAAAGAAAGCGAAATTGTCAAAGGCTATCCCGATGGTTCGTTCAAACCCGATACTCCCGTTACCAGAGCCGAGTTGATTGCCGTACTGCAAAATGCTGCTAAATTCGCCAAAATGAAACAGGGCGAATCAGCTCAACTAGTAACTAGCCAAGAACCTACCAATTTCTCGGATATTTCTAATCATTGGGGTGCTGAAACTATTCAAGCTATGTCCGCGTACTGTGGTGTGGCTTCACCTTATCAAGAAATAGGAGATGCTTTTAACCCTGATACTCCTGCTCAAAGGGACTATGCAGCAGCAGCAACTCTTAGAACGCAAGATTGTATTACGGGTGGCAATAAAAAGGTTAGTCCATAA
- a CDS encoding 16S rRNA (uracil(1498)-N(3))-methyltransferase — translation MVYRLVVRSQQIRQQQIALDTQQQHYLLRVLRLNNGDRFVAMDGAGNSWLAEIVEQSAQIIESVEIDTELPISLSLLTALPKGNGYEQIIRCCTELGVSNFLPVMSDRTILKPSPNKVQRWRKIAVEAAEQSERQVVPTIFEPVKFSLAIQQTKSNQAKYICVARGNIPTLWSSLQQNGTQPEIIIATGCEGGWTETELEKAIALGFQPVSLGNRILRAITAPIVVSSLVVAIGNSSLPN, via the coding sequence TTGGTTTATCGTTTAGTAGTTAGGTCACAACAAATACGGCAGCAACAAATAGCTCTAGATACTCAGCAACAGCACTATTTATTGCGGGTATTACGGTTAAATAATGGCGATCGCTTTGTGGCGATGGATGGCGCAGGTAATTCTTGGTTAGCCGAAATTGTGGAGCAGTCGGCACAGATTATTGAATCAGTCGAGATCGACACAGAATTGCCTATATCTCTTAGCCTGCTGACAGCTTTGCCAAAAGGAAACGGTTACGAACAGATAATACGCTGCTGCACAGAATTAGGAGTCAGTAATTTCCTGCCCGTAATGAGCGATCGCACTATCCTTAAACCTAGTCCAAATAAAGTCCAACGCTGGCGCAAAATTGCAGTAGAAGCAGCGGAACAGTCGGAAAGGCAGGTTGTTCCCACGATTTTTGAACCAGTTAAATTTAGTTTGGCGATTCAGCAAACTAAATCCAACCAGGCTAAATACATTTGCGTGGCGCGGGGAAATATTCCGACTCTCTGGAGTTCATTGCAGCAAAATGGCACTCAGCCAGAAATAATCATTGCGACAGGTTGCGAGGGGGGCTGGACAGAGACAGAGCTAGAAAAAGCGATCGCCCTGGGTTTTCAACCCGTTTCTCTGGGAAATCGTATTCTTCGCGCCATCACCGCTCCGATTGTTGTTAGCTCATTAGTTGTAGCAATAGGGAACAGCTCCTTACCAAATTAA
- a CDS encoding peroxiredoxin, with protein MNNTLSEEDTAGVHFVNRRCLVIKEIKTMTIEGCLRVGQEAPEFTATAVFDQEFKTVKLSDYRGQYVILFFYPLDFTFVCPTEIIAFSDRHEDFKSLNTEILGVSVDSEFSHLAWMQTERKEGGIGDIAYPLVSDIKKEISNAYNVLDPEAGVALRGLFIIDQEGVIQHATINNLSFGRSVDETLRTLKAIQHVQANPDEVCPAGWQEGDQTMNPDPVKSKVYFSSVS; from the coding sequence GTGAATAATACCCTGTCCGAAGAGGATACGGCTGGCGTTCACTTTGTAAACCGACGTTGTTTGGTAATTAAAGAAATCAAAACTATGACTATAGAAGGATGTTTGAGAGTAGGGCAAGAAGCCCCCGAATTTACAGCTACCGCTGTTTTTGACCAAGAATTTAAAACTGTTAAGTTATCTGACTATCGCGGTCAGTATGTTATTTTGTTTTTCTATCCTTTGGATTTTACTTTCGTTTGTCCAACCGAAATTATTGCCTTTAGCGATCGCCATGAAGACTTTAAGTCTCTTAACACCGAAATTTTGGGCGTATCGGTAGACAGTGAATTTTCTCACCTAGCCTGGATGCAAACCGAGCGCAAAGAAGGTGGTATTGGTGACATTGCCTATCCTTTGGTTTCTGACATTAAAAAAGAAATTAGTAATGCTTACAATGTTCTCGATCCTGAAGCAGGAGTGGCATTACGAGGCTTATTTATTATCGATCAAGAAGGGGTAATCCAACACGCAACTATCAATAACCTTTCATTTGGTCGCAGCGTAGATGAAACTTTGCGTACTCTTAAAGCGATTCAGCACGTACAGGCTAATCCTGACGAAGTTTGTCCTGCGGGATGGCAAGAGGGAGATCAAACTATGAACCCAGATCCAGTTAAATCTAAAGTTTACTTCTCGTCCGTCAGTTGA
- the thiO gene encoding glycine oxidase ThiO — MKATRDILIIGGGVVGLAIAIELKRQGAKVTVVSQDFSQAASHAAAGMLAPMAEKLTSAAMLDLCLRSRWLYPEWTRKLEELTGLETGYLPCGILAPVYDQPESTADDRHNSIWLDRQAIQLYQPGLSDRVIGGWWYPEDGQVDNRCLMRSLLQAAQTLGIEIHEGVSVKAIQQQQGRVEAVLTNLGQINAEQYVLAAGSWSSQLLPLPVRPVKGQMLSLRMPQKLHQPFPLQRILYGNGVYLVPRQDGRLIVGATVEEVDWTPFNTPKGIQSLLDKTTELYPAAVDWQIEEFWWGFRPGTPDELPIIGRSSCDNLFLATGHYRNGILLAPITASLIADLILKQKSDPLLAKFSDRRFYQSANMTLSNSKLSLQIESNPQPPLSPGTTSLLDDQIIIEDDRQLTIAGRTFNSRLMTGTGKYPSMQAMQQSVAASGCEIITVAVRRVQTKAPGHEGLAEAIDWRKIWMLPNTAGCKTAEEAVRVARLGREMAKLLGQEDNNFIKLEVIPDAKYLLPDPIGTLQAAEQLVKEGFAVLPYINADPLLAKRLEEVGCSTVMPLGSPIGSGQGINNAANIAIIIEEANVPVVVDAGIGTPSEAALAMEMGADALLVNSAIALAKNPVAMGRAMGLATEAGRLAYLSGRIPVKQYATASSPLTGTIN; from the coding sequence ATGAAAGCAACAAGAGATATTCTAATTATTGGCGGTGGCGTTGTTGGTTTAGCGATCGCTATTGAATTAAAACGTCAGGGAGCAAAAGTAACCGTAGTCAGCCAAGACTTTTCTCAGGCAGCATCCCACGCCGCAGCAGGGATGTTAGCACCAATGGCAGAAAAGCTTACCTCGGCGGCCATGCTAGATTTGTGTTTGAGATCCCGTTGGCTGTATCCTGAATGGACGCGCAAGCTAGAAGAATTAACTGGGTTAGAAACTGGCTATTTGCCCTGTGGTATCCTCGCGCCAGTTTACGATCAACCTGAATCTACAGCCGACGATCGCCACAATAGTATTTGGTTAGATCGACAGGCAATTCAACTATATCAGCCAGGATTGAGCGATCGCGTAATTGGTGGCTGGTGGTATCCTGAAGATGGACAGGTAGATAATCGTTGTTTAATGCGATCGCTACTGCAAGCTGCTCAAACCTTAGGTATCGAGATCCATGAAGGAGTCAGCGTCAAGGCGATTCAACAACAGCAAGGCAGAGTCGAGGCAGTTCTCACTAATCTTGGACAGATAAACGCCGAGCAATATGTTTTAGCGGCTGGTTCATGGTCGAGTCAACTTTTACCTTTGCCTGTGCGCCCTGTAAAAGGACAAATGCTCTCGCTCAGGATGCCACAAAAGCTACATCAACCTTTCCCTCTCCAGCGTATTTTATACGGCAATGGTGTTTATCTCGTTCCCCGACAAGATGGCAGACTGATCGTCGGAGCAACAGTAGAAGAAGTTGACTGGACTCCTTTTAATACCCCCAAAGGGATTCAAAGCTTGTTAGATAAAACCACCGAACTTTATCCCGCCGCAGTCGATTGGCAAATTGAAGAATTTTGGTGGGGTTTTCGTCCAGGTACGCCTGATGAACTGCCGATTATCGGACGTAGTTCCTGTGATAATCTGTTTTTAGCTACAGGTCATTATCGCAATGGAATTCTGCTGGCACCAATCACTGCATCTTTAATCGCCGACTTAATCCTGAAACAAAAGTCTGACCCTCTATTGGCTAAATTTAGCGATCGACGTTTTTATCAATCAGCAAATATGACTCTAAGCAACTCTAAATTATCGCTTCAAATAGAATCAAATCCCCAGCCTCCCTTATCCCCTGGCACTACGTCTTTACTAGACGATCAAATAATTATCGAAGACGATCGCCAACTAACTATCGCAGGACGTACTTTTAATTCCCGACTGATGACTGGCACGGGTAAATATCCTAGTATGCAGGCAATGCAGCAGAGCGTGGCGGCTAGCGGGTGCGAAATTATTACCGTAGCGGTAAGAAGAGTCCAAACCAAAGCCCCAGGACATGAAGGATTAGCTGAGGCGATCGACTGGCGTAAAATTTGGATGTTACCCAACACCGCAGGGTGTAAAACTGCCGAAGAAGCCGTTAGGGTTGCTCGTTTGGGCAGAGAAATGGCCAAGCTTTTGGGGCAGGAAGACAATAACTTTATTAAGCTAGAGGTTATTCCCGATGCTAAGTATCTTTTGCCCGATCCGATAGGTACGCTACAGGCAGCCGAACAGTTAGTCAAAGAAGGTTTTGCAGTTTTACCCTATATCAATGCCGATCCTTTATTGGCTAAACGGCTTGAAGAAGTAGGCTGCTCTACGGTAATGCCTTTAGGTTCACCCATTGGTTCAGGGCAAGGAATTAATAATGCAGCGAATATCGCGATTATCATCGAAGAGGCGAATGTACCAGTGGTGGTAGATGCGGGTATTGGTACGCCTAGCGAGGCAGCCTTGGCAATGGAAATGGGAGCTGATGCCTTGTTGGTTAATAGTGCGATCGCACTGGCGAAAAACCCTGTAGCAATGGGACGAGCAATGGGTTTGGCAACCGAAGCAGGAAGGCTGGCTTATCTATCGGGAAGAATTCCGGTTAAACAGTATGCTACTGCTAGTTCTCCTCTGACTGGTACAATTAATTAG
- the recR gene encoding recombination mediator RecR: MYTPPLARLIEQLQLLPGVGPKTAQRLALHLLKRPEKEVQALAQALVAAKQQVGLCKICFHLSAEPVCSICSNQNRDRSTVCVVADSRDTIALEKTREYRGLYHVLGGVISPMDGIGPEQLNIEALVRRVTKEPIKEVILAISPSVEGETTTLYINGLLRPFTKVTRIAFGLPMGGDLEYADEVTLARALEGRRELD; this comes from the coding sequence ATTTATACGCCTCCTTTAGCTCGTTTAATCGAGCAGCTACAGCTTTTACCAGGAGTAGGTCCCAAAACCGCCCAAAGATTAGCCCTCCACCTGCTCAAACGCCCAGAGAAAGAGGTTCAGGCATTAGCTCAAGCTTTAGTGGCAGCCAAACAACAGGTTGGTCTGTGTAAGATTTGTTTTCATCTTTCCGCCGAACCCGTATGTTCGATCTGTAGTAATCAAAATCGCGATCGCTCTACTGTCTGTGTAGTAGCCGATTCCCGCGACACGATCGCTTTAGAAAAAACCAGAGAATATCGCGGTTTATATCATGTCTTGGGTGGAGTTATTTCGCCTATGGACGGAATTGGCCCGGAACAACTTAATATTGAAGCTCTAGTTCGCCGTGTAACCAAAGAGCCAATTAAAGAAGTTATTTTGGCGATTAGCCCCAGCGTTGAAGGAGAAACGACTACGCTGTATATTAACGGACTACTCAGACCTTTTACCAAAGTAACTCGGATCGCCTTTGGTTTACCAATGGGAGGAGATTTAGAATACGCTGATGAAGTAACTCTTGCCAGGGCTTTGGAAGGCAGACGGGAATTGGATTAA
- the ppk1 gene encoding polyphosphate kinase 1, translating to MTSTKSVDNTVDLNEPKYYFNRELSWLEFNRRVLAEALDARTPLLERLKFMAIFSSNLDEFFMVRVAALKKQVAAGVSKLSADGRTALQQLEAISETLAPMITEQHQHFEKVLKKELNKSGIHLLNYVDLNQEQTTYINNYFEDYIFPVLTPLAVDPSHPFPYISNLSLNLAVVLKDPAIDHELFARVKIPNVLPRFIAFPEKLRQKYRNKSGVWTGVPMEQIVTHNLEYLFPGMTILESYAFRVTRNADLSVEEDEADDLLLAIEKELQKRRIGGSSVRLEIEASIPSELRSTIISELFLEECDVYDIDGLLGMGDLMSFLSLPLPELKDKPWNAVLPPRLNWLKENEGDSNGEGENFFNVIRHGDILVHHPYHSFSSTVLRFVTEAAHDPNVLAIKMTLYRTSGDSPIVKALIAAAENNKQVVALVELKARFDEENNILWAKKLEKSGVHVVYGVTGLKTHTKITLVVRQEKEKIRRYVHIGTGNYNPKTAKIYTDLGLLSCREELGADLTDLFNYLTGYSRQKSYRKLLVAPVSLRDRMIEMIDREAENCRQGKTGRIVAKMNSLVDQQLIQALYQASQTGVEIDLIIRGICCLRPGLPKISDKIRVISIIGRFLEHSRIFYFHNAGEEEIYIGSADWMTRNLSRRVEAVTPIESGEIFSDLQEILGVMLADNRKAWELQSDGTFIQRKPKKDEEANSSHDIFMEMALQSTGFSSN from the coding sequence ATGACTAGTACAAAATCCGTTGATAATACGGTCGATCTCAACGAACCGAAGTATTATTTTAATCGAGAACTAAGCTGGTTGGAATTCAATCGGCGGGTTTTGGCAGAAGCACTAGATGCTAGAACACCTTTGCTAGAGCGTCTCAAGTTTATGGCGATTTTTAGCTCTAACCTAGATGAATTTTTTATGGTTAGGGTTGCAGCATTAAAAAAGCAGGTTGCAGCAGGGGTTAGCAAGCTATCGGCAGATGGTCGCACTGCGCTACAGCAGCTAGAAGCGATCTCGGAAACTTTGGCTCCAATGATTACAGAACAGCATCAGCATTTTGAAAAGGTACTAAAAAAAGAACTAAACAAATCAGGGATTCATCTACTCAATTATGTCGATCTCAACCAAGAACAAACAACCTACATCAATAATTATTTCGAGGATTATATCTTTCCAGTTTTAACTCCTTTGGCGGTAGATCCATCACATCCATTTCCCTATATTTCTAATCTCAGCCTAAATCTTGCTGTGGTGTTGAAAGATCCCGCTATCGATCATGAATTATTTGCTAGGGTCAAGATCCCCAATGTATTACCCCGCTTTATTGCCTTCCCAGAAAAATTAAGACAAAAATATCGAAATAAATCGGGGGTTTGGACTGGTGTGCCGATGGAACAGATTGTGACCCATAATTTGGAGTATCTGTTTCCAGGGATGACTATTTTAGAGTCCTATGCTTTTCGGGTAACTCGCAATGCCGATCTGTCGGTAGAAGAAGACGAGGCGGATGATTTATTGTTAGCGATCGAAAAGGAGCTACAAAAACGCCGCATTGGCGGCTCTTCGGTAAGACTCGAAATTGAAGCTTCGATTCCCTCTGAACTTCGCTCGACCATCATTAGCGAATTGTTTTTGGAAGAGTGCGACGTTTATGATATTGATGGCTTGCTAGGCATGGGAGATTTAATGTCTTTTTTGTCCTTACCCCTACCTGAACTTAAAGATAAACCTTGGAATGCGGTATTGCCTCCCCGTCTTAATTGGCTAAAGGAAAACGAAGGTGATTCTAACGGAGAAGGAGAAAACTTTTTTAACGTAATTCGTCATGGAGATATTTTAGTTCATCATCCTTATCATTCTTTTAGCAGTACTGTTTTGCGTTTTGTAACTGAAGCAGCTCACGATCCTAATGTCCTAGCGATTAAAATGACTTTGTATCGTACCTCTGGAGACTCTCCTATCGTCAAAGCTTTAATTGCAGCGGCAGAAAATAATAAGCAAGTAGTAGCATTAGTCGAACTTAAGGCTCGTTTCGATGAAGAAAATAATATTCTTTGGGCGAAAAAGTTAGAAAAATCTGGGGTTCATGTGGTTTATGGCGTTACGGGACTAAAAACCCATACCAAGATCACTTTAGTTGTACGTCAAGAAAAAGAAAAAATCCGCCGTTATGTTCATATCGGCACAGGTAACTATAATCCCAAGACAGCAAAAATATATACGGATTTAGGTTTATTGAGCTGTCGAGAAGAGTTGGGAGCAGATTTGACAGATCTGTTTAATTATTTGACTGGTTATTCACGACAAAAGTCATATCGCAAATTGCTAGTTGCTCCAGTTAGCTTGCGCGATCGCATGATCGAAATGATCGACCGTGAGGCGGAAAATTGTCGTCAAGGAAAAACGGGACGTATCGTGGCCAAAATGAACTCTTTAGTCGATCAACAGCTGATTCAAGCTCTTTATCAGGCTTCACAAACAGGAGTTGAAATAGACTTAATTATTAGAGGAATTTGCTGTCTAAGACCAGGATTACCCAAAATTAGCGATAAAATTCGCGTGATTAGTATTATTGGTCGTTTCTTGGAGCATTCTCGTATTTTCTACTTTCATAATGCTGGGGAAGAAGAAATTTATATCGGTAGTGCAGACTGGATGACTCGTAATTTGAGCCGACGGGTGGAAGCAGTTACTCCGATTGAGTCTGGCGAAATCTTTAGCGATCTACAGGAAATTTTGGGGGTAATGTTAGCCGACAACCGTAAAGCCTGGGAATTGCAGTCTGACGGGACGTTTATCCAAAGAAAGCCCAAAAAAGACGAAGAAGCCAACAGCTCTCACGATATTTTTATGGAGATGGCACTACAATCTACAGGATTCTCGTCGAATTAA
- a CDS encoding GDP-L-fucose synthase — MLSLQDKNILVTGGAGFLGKQVVDQLLLAGASIDRISTPRSRELDLCQWENCQQAVKEQDIVIHLAAHVGGIGLNREKPAELFYDNLMMGTQLIHAAYQEGVAKFVCVGTICAYPKFTPVPFKEDDLWNGYPEETNAPYGIAKKALLVQLEAYRQQYDFDGIYLLPVNLYGPEDNFDPRSSHVIPALIRKVYEAQQRGDKQLPAWGDGSPTREFLYSTDAARGIVMATQKYNEPAPVNLGTNHEVKIKDLVETICELMDFQGEIVWQTDQPNGQPRRCLDTQRAKEKFGFVAETEFKQGLKNTIQWYRQNAE; from the coding sequence ATGTTAAGTTTACAAGACAAAAATATCCTGGTTACTGGTGGTGCTGGTTTTCTGGGGAAGCAGGTAGTCGATCAGCTATTGTTAGCTGGAGCAAGCATAGACAGAATTAGTACACCGCGATCTCGCGAACTAGATCTTTGCCAATGGGAAAATTGCCAACAGGCGGTTAAAGAGCAAGATATTGTGATTCATTTGGCTGCCCACGTTGGGGGAATTGGCTTAAATCGAGAAAAGCCAGCGGAATTGTTTTATGACAATCTAATGATGGGTACTCAGCTTATTCATGCTGCCTACCAAGAAGGTGTAGCCAAATTTGTTTGCGTCGGTACTATTTGTGCTTATCCTAAGTTCACGCCCGTACCATTTAAAGAAGACGACTTATGGAATGGTTACCCTGAAGAAACTAATGCACCCTACGGTATTGCCAAAAAAGCTTTACTTGTGCAGTTAGAAGCTTATCGCCAACAGTATGACTTTGACGGGATTTATCTTTTGCCAGTTAACCTTTATGGTCCAGAAGATAATTTTGACCCTCGTAGTTCTCACGTAATTCCCGCTTTGATTCGTAAAGTGTATGAGGCACAGCAGCGGGGAGACAAACAGTTACCAGCATGGGGTGATGGTAGTCCGACTCGCGAATTTTTGTATTCTACTGATGCAGCAAGGGGTATCGTCATGGCGACTCAGAAATATAACGAACCTGCGCCAGTAAATTTAGGCACTAATCACGAAGTAAAAATAAAAGATCTAGTTGAAACTATTTGTGAGCTAATGGATTTTCAGGGGGAGATTGTTTGGCAAACCGATCAGCCCAATGGTCAACCTCGCCGTTGTTTAGATACCCAAAGAGCAAAAGAGAAGTTTGGCTTTGTCGCTGAAACCGAGTTTAAGCAAGGTCTAAAAAATACCATTCAATGGTATCGTCAAAATGCAGAATAA